In Streptomyces sp. NBC_01439, the following are encoded in one genomic region:
- a CDS encoding NAD(P)H-dependent glycerol-3-phosphate dehydrogenase, which yields MTRPVKATVFGTGSWGTAFAIVLADAGCEVTLWGRRQEVVDSINTGRTNPDYFPGVELPANLRATTDPAGAAAGADFTVLAVPSQTLRENLAAWAPLLAADTVLVSLMKGIELGTAKRMSEVIEEVAKVPAERIAVVTGPNLAAEIAARQPAASVVACVDESVAQRLQAACHTAYFRPYTSTDVTGCELGGAVKNVIGLAVGIADGMGLGDNTKGSLITRGLAEATRLGVAMGADPLTFSGLAGLGDLVATCSSPLSRNHTFGTNLGRGMTLEETIAVTKQTAEGVKSCQSVADLARRHGVDMPITDTVVDIVHHGKPTLVALKDLMGRSAKPERR from the coding sequence GTGACACGTCCCGTGAAGGCAACCGTCTTCGGAACAGGCTCCTGGGGCACGGCCTTCGCCATCGTGCTCGCCGACGCCGGCTGCGAGGTGACGCTGTGGGGCCGCCGCCAGGAGGTGGTCGACTCCATCAACACCGGCCGGACCAACCCGGACTACTTCCCCGGGGTCGAACTCCCCGCGAACCTCCGGGCCACCACCGACCCGGCCGGGGCGGCGGCCGGCGCGGACTTCACCGTCCTCGCCGTCCCGTCCCAGACCCTGCGCGAGAACCTCGCCGCGTGGGCGCCCCTGCTGGCCGCCGACACCGTGCTCGTCTCGCTGATGAAGGGCATCGAACTCGGCACCGCCAAGCGGATGAGCGAGGTCATCGAGGAGGTGGCCAAGGTCCCCGCCGAGCGCATCGCCGTGGTCACCGGCCCCAACCTGGCCGCCGAGATCGCCGCCCGCCAGCCCGCCGCCTCCGTCGTCGCCTGCGTGGACGAGAGCGTGGCCCAGCGCCTCCAGGCCGCCTGCCACACCGCGTACTTCCGCCCGTACACGAGCACCGACGTCACCGGCTGCGAGCTCGGCGGCGCCGTCAAGAACGTCATCGGCCTCGCCGTCGGCATCGCGGACGGCATGGGTCTGGGCGACAACACCAAGGGCTCGCTCATCACCCGCGGACTCGCCGAAGCCACCCGCCTCGGCGTGGCCATGGGCGCCGACCCGCTCACCTTCTCCGGCCTCGCGGGCCTCGGCGACCTGGTCGCCACCTGCTCCTCGCCGCTCTCCCGGAACCACACCTTCGGCACCAACCTCGGCCGCGGGATGACCCTGGAAGAGACCATCGCCGTCACCAAGCAGACCGCCGAGGGCGTCAAGTCCTGCCAGTCGGTGGCGGATCTGGCCCGCCGCCACGGGGTGGACATGCCGATCACCGACACGGTGGTGGACATCGTCCACCACGGCAAGCCGACCCTGGTCGCGCTCAAGGACCTGATGGGGCGCAGTGCCAAACCGGAACGTCGCTGA
- a CDS encoding lysophospholipid acyltransferase family protein → MSRRRIGFWYRLAAVIAKPPLVVLFKRDWRGMEHIPAEGGFITAVNHNSYLDPLSYAHFQYNTGRVPRLLAKAALFKVPIVGSILRGSGQIPVYRESTNALDAFRAAVNAIEQGECVAFYPEGTLTRDPDMWPMAGKTGAARVALITRAPVIPVAQWGANLAVPPYAKENKVRLFPRKTLQVLAGPPVDLSAFYDREPTPELLREVTEVIMAAITALLEEVRGETAPEQPYDHRNARVEQRRKAAGEGKK, encoded by the coding sequence GTGTCCCGCCGCAGAATCGGCTTCTGGTACCGCCTGGCGGCGGTCATCGCAAAACCGCCGCTGGTAGTGCTCTTCAAGCGGGACTGGCGGGGAATGGAGCACATTCCGGCCGAGGGCGGCTTTATCACCGCCGTCAATCACAACTCGTATCTGGACCCGCTCTCGTACGCGCACTTCCAGTACAACACCGGCCGGGTGCCCCGATTGCTCGCCAAGGCCGCCCTCTTCAAGGTCCCTATTGTCGGGTCCATCCTGCGCGGCAGCGGACAGATCCCCGTCTACCGGGAGTCCACCAACGCCCTGGACGCATTCCGGGCCGCCGTGAACGCCATCGAGCAGGGCGAATGCGTGGCCTTTTACCCGGAGGGCACCCTCACCCGCGACCCCGACATGTGGCCGATGGCCGGCAAGACCGGCGCCGCCCGCGTGGCGCTGATCACCAGGGCGCCCGTCATCCCGGTGGCCCAGTGGGGCGCGAACCTCGCGGTGCCGCCCTACGCCAAGGAGAACAAGGTCCGGCTCTTCCCGCGCAAGACCCTCCAGGTGCTCGCCGGACCGCCGGTGGACCTCTCGGCGTTCTACGACCGGGAGCCCACCCCGGAGCTCCTCCGGGAGGTCACCGAGGTCATCATGGCGGCCATCACCGCGTTGCTGGAGGAAGTGCGCGGCGAGACCGCGCCCGAGCAGCCGTACGACCATCGCAACGCCAGGGTGGAACAGCGGCGCAAGGCCGCAGGGGAGGGCAAGAAGTGA
- a CDS encoding HU family DNA-binding protein, translating to MNKAQLVEAIADKLGGRQQAADAVDAVLDAIVRATVAGDRVSVTGFGSFEKVDRPARYARNPQTGERVRVKKTSVPRFRAGQGFKDLVSGTKKLPKGGEVSVKKAPKGSLTGGASATVKKAAAKKATTAKKAAAKTAVAKKVVAKKATATAKKAAVKSTATAKKATAAAKKTTAAAKKTTTAAKKTTTAAKKTAPAAKKVTAATKAPAKKTATRKATAKKTTARKK from the coding sequence GTGAACAAGGCGCAGCTCGTAGAAGCGATTGCCGACAAGCTGGGCGGCCGCCAGCAGGCCGCGGACGCTGTCGACGCGGTACTGGACGCGATCGTCCGCGCTACCGTCGCGGGCGACCGGGTCTCGGTCACGGGCTTCGGCTCGTTCGAGAAGGTCGACCGTCCGGCCCGTTACGCCCGCAACCCGCAGACGGGTGAGCGCGTCCGGGTCAAGAAGACCTCTGTGCCCCGCTTCCGTGCGGGCCAGGGATTCAAGGACCTGGTCAGCGGCACCAAGAAGCTTCCCAAGGGTGGCGAGGTGTCGGTGAAGAAGGCGCCCAAGGGCAGCCTCACGGGTGGTGCCTCCGCGACGGTCAAGAAGGCCGCGGCGAAGAAGGCCACCACCGCCAAGAAGGCCGCGGCAAAGACCGCGGTCGCAAAGAAGGTCGTGGCCAAGAAGGCCACGGCGACCGCCAAGAAGGCGGCGGTGAAGAGCACCGCGACGGCGAAGAAGGCCACCGCGGCCGCCAAGAAGACCACTGCCGCGGCCAAGAAGACCACCACCGCCGCGAAGAAGACGACCACCGCGGCCAAGAAGACCGCGCCGGCGGCCAAGAAGGTCACCGCAGCGACGAAGGCGCCCGCCAAGAAGACGGCGACGCGCAAGGCCACCGCGAAGAAGACCACCGCCCGCAAGAAGTAG
- the leuD gene encoding 3-isopropylmalate dehydratase small subunit: protein MEAFTTHTGRAVPLRRSNVDTDQIIPAHWLKKITRDGFEDGLFEAWRKDPEFVTNRPERAGATVLVAGPDFGTGSSREHAVWALQNFGFKTVISSRFADIFRGNSLKNGLLTVVLPQETVERLWELTEADPTAEITVDLVDRQVRAEGVVAEFELDDNARWRLLEGLDDISLTLQNEADIAAYESARPTFKPRTIVA, encoded by the coding sequence ATGGAAGCCTTCACCACCCACACCGGCCGGGCCGTCCCGCTGCGCCGCAGCAACGTCGACACCGACCAGATCATCCCGGCCCACTGGCTGAAGAAGATCACCCGCGACGGGTTCGAGGACGGGCTCTTCGAGGCCTGGCGCAAGGACCCGGAGTTCGTCACGAACCGCCCGGAGCGCGCCGGTGCGACCGTCCTGGTCGCCGGCCCCGACTTCGGTACGGGTTCCTCGCGCGAGCACGCCGTCTGGGCCCTGCAGAACTTCGGCTTCAAGACGGTCATCTCCTCCCGCTTCGCCGACATCTTCCGCGGGAACTCGCTGAAGAACGGCCTGCTGACCGTCGTCCTCCCGCAGGAGACCGTCGAGCGGCTGTGGGAGCTGACGGAGGCCGACCCGACCGCCGAAATCACCGTCGACCTGGTCGACCGCCAGGTGCGAGCGGAAGGCGTCGTCGCGGAGTTCGAACTCGACGACAACGCCCGCTGGCGTCTGCTGGAGGGCCTGGACGACATCTCGCTCACCCTTCAGAACGAAGCGGACATCGCCGCCTACGAAAGCGCCCGACCCACCTTCAAGCCGCGCACGATTGTGGCCTGA